The following coding sequences are from one Halobacteriovorax sp. JY17 window:
- a CDS encoding thymidine phosphorylase, with the protein MKNLETNYKFSAYDIIAKKRDGYKLSDAEIKWFIAGVTDKSVSDYQMSALLMAIYLKGFDKSETASLTDAMLFSGSTINFEGVDVIDKHSTGGVGDKASFILAPIAHAAGVKVPMMAGRGLGHTGGTIDKVESIKGFKTSLTLKEFKEAVDKNRMALIGQTGEIAPADKKIYALRDVTATVDSIPLITASIMSKKLAEGANGIVMDIKTGSGAFMKTRANARALGKSLRDTATRFDKKMLTMITDMNQPLGEAVGNSLEIIESIEVLKNRGPKDITDISVELAGAMIYLAEITKTYKAGVKKAKEVLKNGKALESFRDLIRLQGGDELVVDDYSRLPLAKNTKEILSTNAGYITSIACQEFGEHVVTLGGGRKKTEDLIDFGVGFIVHKCVGQKVKKGEKLVTVYFNDNQRKLVEEIEEEILKQNIKIKATKPKVLKPLIYDIDENPLC; encoded by the coding sequence ATGAAAAATCTCGAAACAAATTATAAATTTTCCGCCTACGACATTATCGCAAAAAAACGCGATGGTTACAAATTAAGCGATGCAGAAATCAAATGGTTTATTGCTGGAGTCACTGACAAGTCTGTTTCAGACTATCAAATGAGTGCTCTACTAATGGCCATTTATCTCAAAGGTTTTGATAAGTCTGAGACTGCTTCTCTAACTGACGCCATGCTATTTTCAGGATCTACGATAAACTTTGAAGGCGTCGACGTTATCGACAAGCATAGCACTGGTGGTGTTGGCGATAAGGCCTCTTTTATCCTAGCACCAATTGCTCATGCTGCTGGCGTGAAAGTTCCGATGATGGCCGGTCGTGGTCTCGGTCACACAGGTGGTACCATTGATAAGGTTGAGTCCATCAAAGGTTTTAAAACTTCTCTAACTCTCAAAGAGTTTAAAGAAGCTGTAGACAAGAATAGAATGGCACTTATTGGCCAAACAGGAGAAATTGCTCCTGCAGATAAGAAGATTTATGCCCTAAGAGATGTGACTGCAACAGTTGATAGTATCCCTCTAATTACTGCCTCTATAATGAGTAAGAAACTGGCCGAAGGTGCTAATGGTATCGTCATGGATATTAAGACTGGCTCTGGCGCATTTATGAAAACTCGCGCTAATGCTCGGGCCCTTGGAAAGAGTTTAAGAGATACAGCAACTCGCTTTGATAAGAAAATGCTTACAATGATTACTGATATGAACCAACCTCTTGGTGAAGCTGTCGGAAATAGTTTAGAGATTATTGAAAGTATCGAAGTCTTAAAAAACCGTGGTCCAAAAGATATTACAGATATCTCAGTAGAACTAGCGGGCGCTATGATCTACCTAGCAGAAATAACGAAGACCTATAAAGCTGGAGTTAAGAAGGCGAAAGAAGTTCTAAAGAACGGGAAGGCCTTAGAAAGTTTTAGAGACCTCATTCGACTTCAGGGCGGTGATGAACTAGTTGTTGATGATTATTCAAGACTTCCACTCGCAAAGAATACAAAAGAAATACTTTCCACAAATGCTGGCTATATTACTTCTATCGCTTGCCAAGAATTTGGAGAGCACGTTGTGACTTTAGGTGGTGGAAGAAAGAAGACGGAAGACCTCATAGATTTTGGCGTTGGTTTTATTGTCCATAAGTGTGTTGGTCAAAAAGTTAAGAAAGGCGAAAAACTAGTGACTGTTTACTTTAATGATAATCAAAGAAAACTAGTTGAAGAAATTGAAGAAGAAATTTTAAAACAAAATATAAAGATTAAGGCGACTAAGCCTAAGGTATTAAAACCGTTAATTTATGATATTGACGAAAACCCACTCTGTTAA
- a CDS encoding 3'-5' exonuclease, whose protein sequence is MSEAFELIKNLEFCVFDLETTGGNHKSDKIIEIGLVKIRNFEVIAQKNYLIKPEIRIPEFIQKLTSIKEDDVKDSPIIEDVIDEILEFMGDSILVAHNTSFDVPFFNSVLKRLKKPILKNKSLCTNLMTKYLIPNLMNSNLNYMSKIFGIQHKKAHRALDDALATADLLLIYLRIYIDKGITKINHLYYPRGRYELDRANFKSEDKIEDIKEKFESLKTPHIVTIKGENGVILFALPCNNTAAERELIYSKLESLDWKNLTIKLVGPFLEALINYSSLFNKVDSSDRGEITRFLWKEHLPSEKPPLKDDIRGDNLLGNNFGDFIIINNLVPEQYIIYPVNSLSQKSELVFRYPGHKKKLIQYINSKSNKLSNNKLKKTFFNPLFKQFLDIYILNEKEAGNLFVFKKSLPAKNQENFFQQMEAFLKENPNPHSYPKYYI, encoded by the coding sequence ATGTCAGAAGCATTTGAACTCATAAAGAATTTAGAATTTTGCGTCTTTGATTTAGAAACTACTGGCGGAAACCATAAGTCAGATAAAATCATTGAAATTGGCCTAGTAAAGATTAGAAACTTTGAAGTCATTGCACAGAAAAATTATCTAATAAAACCAGAAATAAGAATCCCTGAATTTATTCAAAAATTGACTAGTATCAAAGAAGATGACGTCAAAGACTCCCCTATCATTGAAGATGTCATTGATGAGATTTTAGAATTTATGGGAGATTCAATTCTTGTTGCACATAACACAAGCTTTGATGTTCCTTTCTTTAATTCTGTTCTAAAAAGACTAAAAAAGCCGATTTTAAAAAATAAGAGCCTTTGTACGAATCTAATGACAAAGTACTTAATTCCAAACCTCATGAACTCAAACCTAAATTACATGAGCAAGATTTTTGGAATTCAACATAAGAAAGCTCATAGGGCCCTTGATGATGCCTTGGCCACTGCGGATCTGTTACTTATTTACCTAAGAATATATATTGATAAAGGTATCACTAAGATTAACCACCTCTACTATCCTAGAGGAAGGTATGAGCTAGACAGGGCCAACTTCAAATCAGAAGATAAAATAGAAGATATAAAAGAGAAGTTTGAATCTCTTAAAACTCCGCACATTGTAACGATTAAGGGAGAGAATGGAGTCATCCTCTTCGCTCTTCCTTGCAATAATACAGCGGCTGAAAGAGAATTAATTTATTCAAAGCTAGAGTCTCTTGACTGGAAGAACCTAACGATTAAATTAGTTGGACCATTTTTAGAGGCCTTAATTAACTATAGCAGCCTATTTAATAAAGTAGATTCAAGTGACAGAGGCGAGATCACTCGATTTCTGTGGAAAGAACATCTCCCATCAGAAAAGCCTCCACTTAAAGACGATATAAGAGGTGACAACTTACTTGGGAATAACTTTGGTGACTTTATTATTATAAATAATTTAGTTCCCGAGCAGTATATTATTTATCCTGTGAACTCACTCTCTCAAAAGTCTGAACTTGTCTTTAGGTATCCAGGTCATAAGAAGAAATTAATTCAATATATAAATTCAAAGTCTAATAAGCTTAGTAATAATAAGTTAAAGAAAACTTTCTTTAACCCACTCTTTAAGCAATTCTTAGATATCTATATTTTAAATGAGAAAGAAGCTGGGAATCTATTTGTCTTTAAAAAGAGTCTACCCGCTAAAAATCAAGAAAATTTCTTCCAGCAAATGGAAGCTTTTCTAAAAGAAAATCCAAACCCGCACTCATATCCAAAATACTATATTTAA
- a CDS encoding histidine kinase dimerization/phospho-acceptor domain-containing protein has protein sequence MSFRTYSSTLESPEVENFLKSSGWVSGSHHNLLISECEDLEFKGWQIVRTPSLCGDRTITIPNFSSKYLVSILSLIEESLSQEQWLFMSESEKELFNSFFKSKLSSFGDFPLNDFLNFLSSWGDIFEMNEREKLKNFLFEYFDINIHINSTEDLLEDKKFLNYQSIIRTHSKESGLYFCFSSGEEIDDECKLLLGLLIIYQDQKREKEALEKYTKSDWEIILNSLNFSSCLISSKGELVIHNTLFSALGLYASDCLKLENGETVERIDKFYKVLKTPLRIKGREYISYIFITDKSSIREGGLSITSEELGIISGSIAHELNNPIAGILAALTLLKLEDDIGEESEHLISDMERGARRCHKLIEVFLGFSKLDPTHAHIDTLESSVDQSLQLLRSRMVESNLKMVFDYKQRTPFSRSLNNSISSMIFYLILSEAFTLGHHQKLLSGEFDQIKIEVLEEVNEIKLRFIPEMKVYDVISKSKLLLHLISLLELEILGEESVILIKNLKKS, from the coding sequence GTGAGCTTTAGAACTTATTCGTCTACATTAGAGAGTCCTGAAGTTGAAAACTTTTTAAAATCTTCAGGTTGGGTTAGCGGAAGTCACCATAATTTACTTATTAGTGAGTGCGAAGATCTAGAGTTTAAAGGATGGCAAATTGTGAGAACTCCGTCTCTATGTGGAGATAGAACAATCACTATTCCTAATTTTTCAAGTAAATACCTTGTGAGCATCCTCTCTCTCATTGAAGAATCTCTTTCTCAAGAGCAGTGGCTCTTTATGAGTGAAAGTGAAAAAGAGCTTTTTAATTCATTTTTTAAGTCAAAACTATCGAGCTTTGGTGATTTTCCTTTAAATGATTTTTTGAATTTTCTTTCTTCATGGGGAGATATTTTTGAAATGAATGAGAGAGAAAAGTTGAAAAATTTTCTCTTTGAATACTTCGATATAAATATTCACATTAACAGTACTGAGGATCTCTTAGAAGATAAGAAGTTCTTGAACTATCAGTCTATAATTAGAACTCATTCAAAAGAGTCGGGCCTATATTTCTGTTTTTCGAGCGGTGAAGAGATAGATGATGAATGTAAGCTACTTCTTGGGTTACTCATTATCTATCAGGATCAAAAAAGAGAAAAAGAAGCTCTCGAAAAATATACTAAGAGTGATTGGGAGATTATTTTAAATAGTTTAAACTTCTCTTCTTGCTTGATTTCGTCGAAAGGGGAGTTGGTCATTCATAATACTCTTTTTTCAGCTCTAGGACTCTATGCAAGTGATTGCCTAAAGCTAGAAAATGGAGAAACAGTAGAGCGCATTGATAAGTTCTATAAAGTCTTAAAGACACCTCTTAGGATTAAAGGAAGAGAGTATATTTCCTATATTTTCATCACTGATAAATCTTCAATACGAGAAGGTGGTCTAAGTATTACTTCAGAAGAGTTAGGAATTATTTCGGGCTCTATTGCACATGAATTAAATAATCCAATTGCAGGAATATTGGCAGCACTTACTCTCTTAAAACTTGAAGATGATATTGGTGAAGAATCTGAACATCTTATAAGCGATATGGAAAGAGGAGCGAGGAGATGTCATAAGTTGATTGAAGTTTTTCTAGGCTTTTCTAAGCTTGATCCTACTCATGCACATATTGATACACTTGAAAGTTCTGTAGATCAATCTCTTCAACTTCTAAGGTCAAGAATGGTTGAGTCTAATCTGAAAATGGTTTTTGACTATAAACAGAGAACACCATTTTCAAGAAGTTTAAATAATAGTATCTCATCAATGATTTTCTACTTAATTTTAAGTGAGGCATTTACTCTAGGGCATCATCAGAAACTTTTGTCTGGAGAGTTTGATCAAATTAAAATAGAGGTCTTAGAAGAAGTTAACGAAATTAAACTTCGATTTATTCCTGAGATGAAAGTCTACGATGTTATTTCAAAATCAAAATTACTTCTTCACCTAATTAGTCTTTTGGAGCTTGAGATATTAGGTGAAGAAAGTGTTATTTTAATAAAGAATCTTAAAAAGTCTTAA
- a CDS encoding purine-nucleoside phosphorylase — MYEKLGAAAAHIKKIKPCSPKVGIILGSGLGDFVNQIEDKTIISYDDIPFFHKTTVEGHAGQLILGKIENTEVAILQGRYHSYEGLDMDDVVFPTRLLSTLGVDTLILTNAAGGINTNYKSGDLVIIEDHINMTGKNPLLGPNIKEMGPRFPDMTKAYHPELREIIQASATDLGYTMQTGIYAGVLGPTYETPAEVRMLRILGADVVGMSTVPECIAANHIGMKVCGVSCVTNMASGIENVELKHEDIKDEALRVMEKFTKILKETVKRIGA; from the coding sequence ATGTACGAAAAGCTAGGAGCAGCCGCTGCTCATATAAAGAAAATAAAGCCATGTAGTCCAAAAGTTGGAATCATTTTAGGTTCTGGGCTTGGCGATTTTGTTAACCAAATTGAAGATAAAACAATTATCTCTTACGATGACATTCCTTTCTTTCATAAAACTACTGTTGAGGGACATGCTGGACAATTAATCCTAGGAAAAATAGAAAATACAGAAGTTGCCATTCTTCAAGGTAGATACCACTCTTATGAAGGCCTTGACATGGACGACGTTGTTTTTCCAACAAGACTTCTTTCTACTTTAGGTGTTGATACTCTTATTTTAACAAATGCAGCTGGTGGTATTAATACAAATTACAAATCAGGTGATCTCGTTATCATTGAAGATCATATTAACATGACAGGAAAGAATCCTCTTCTTGGGCCAAATATTAAAGAAATGGGTCCTCGCTTTCCAGATATGACTAAGGCCTACCATCCAGAACTTCGAGAAATTATTCAAGCATCCGCTACGGATCTTGGCTACACGATGCAGACAGGAATCTATGCCGGAGTTCTTGGACCAACTTATGAAACACCTGCAGAAGTTAGAATGCTAAGAATTCTTGGAGCTGACGTTGTTGGAATGAGTACAGTTCCTGAGTGTATTGCTGCCAATCACATTGGAATGAAAGTCTGTGGAGTAAGTTGCGTGACAAATATGGCCTCAGGAATCGAGAATGTTGAATTAAAACATGAAGATATTAAAGATGAAGCTCTTAGAGTCATGGAGAAATTCACAAAAATTCTAAAAGAAACAGTTAAGAGAATCGGAGCTTAG